From Arachis stenosperma cultivar V10309 chromosome 2, arast.V10309.gnm1.PFL2, whole genome shotgun sequence, one genomic window encodes:
- the LOC130960922 gene encoding serine/threonine-protein kinase D6PKL1 → MGSYSGTCEIVEAGEDIDKEKAAEIYRSNSGYNAAEKNQKLPVLKLQHKDHLDDEINKLFESITLKSSSRDWSLIQDGTSPKMKSTLKKPMTMGVPRSPRVGASEPVTLKQALRDMCISKASEMAAMRRLSKSSASPRISEAGKIHTLYNSVVVEARRSGPSYVGSKGSSTMEISLETDESKSLSLDTTSQSHSNATSTSLSQNVHTSETAGTTEHNDTRDSSSMQSDSASSSCKVVVQSQPLEPAQVEKQISESSPSGDSSKESKLDLCEDESSPKKLGNKASVPKKGRLHSGSSSSTSVNGNRVCKKSRSPRTVKMVIKNKGLVKKKLKQGSGSALCDPRSNDANNKPAPLVCERCLCAIENKGKGDNQDMGSIRPGEGVNSSEARSGLVSTSCNSGREITEVKKNTRLKEQLEFSQSSKSSQGDYSSSTSTSDESNVSGSTCGNRPHMSKDVRWEAIRHGQMRHGVLGLRHFNLLKKLGCGDIGTVYLAELIGTNCLFAIKVMDNEFLARRKKMPRAQTEREILRILDHPFLPTMYAQFTSDNLACLVMEYCPGGDLHVLRQKQLGRSFSEPAARFYVAEVLLALEYLHMLGIVYRDLKPENILVREDGHIMLTDFDLSLRCDVSPTLLKQSSDMDPAKVSGPCVQSNCIEPFCIEPVCQVPCFSPRFLPPAAKARKQKAELAAHIRSLPQLVAEPTDARSNSFVGTHEYLAPEIIKGEGHGAAVDWWTFGVFLYELLYGRTPFKGSNNEETLANVVLQSLRFPDTPFVSFQARDLIRGLLVKEPENRLGTEKGSAEIKQHPFFEGLNWALIRCATPPEVPDLCEFEFSEITSQSHGNKGGKYLECKTTGEQVEFELF, encoded by the exons ATGGGTTCATACAGTGGCACTTGTGAAATAGTTGAAGCAGGGGAAGACATAGATAAAGAGAAAGCTGCAGAGATATATCGATCCAATTCTGGATATAATGCAGCTGAGAAAAACCAGAAGCTTCCTGTGCTGAAACTACAGCATAAGGATCATCTAGATGATGAAATTAATAAGCTGTTTGAGTCAATTACTCTTAAATCTTCATCAAGGGATTGGAGCCTTATACAAGATGGTACCAGCCCTAAGATGAAAAGTACATTAAAAAAGCCAATGACAATGGGTGTTCCTCGGTCACCACGAGTTGGAGCTTCTGAGCCAGTGACTTTAAAGCAAGCATTAAGGGACATGTGTATATCTAAGGCATCTGAAATGGCTGCTATGAGAAGATTATCAAAGTCATCAGCTTCTCCAAGAATATCTGAGGCTGGAAAGATACATACACTGTACAATTCTGTTGTAGTTGAAGCTAGACGATCAGGGCCTTCTTATGTTGGTAGTAAAGGTAGTAGTACAATGGAGATATCTCTAGAGACAGATGAAAGTAAGTCACTTTCATTGGATACAACATCCCAGTCTCATTCAAATGCTACAAGCACATCATTGAGCCAAAATGTTCATACTTCTGAAACTGCTGGAACAACTGAACACAATGATACCAGGGATTCATCATCAATGCAAAGTGATTCTGCATCTTCATCATGTAAAGTAGTTgttcaatcacagcctttggaACCTGCTCAAGTAGAAAAACAAATATCTGAATCTTCTCCTTCTGGTGATAGCAGTAAGGAAAGTAAATTAGACTTGTGTGAAGACGAGTCATCCCCTAAAAAACTAGGAAACAAAGCATCTGTGCCAAAGAAAGGTAGGCTACACTCAggatcttcttcttctacctcaGTAAATGGCAACAGAGTGTGCAAAAAGTCGCGATCCCCTCGAACAGTCAAAATGGTCATCAAGAACAAGGGTTTGGTAAAGAAGAAACTAAAGCAGGGTTCAGGTTCTGCATTATGTGATCCTAGATCCAATGATGCAAATAATAAGCCAGCTCCACTGGTATGTGAAAGATGTTTGTGTGCTATAGAAAACAAAGGTAAAGGAGACAACCAAGACATGGGGTCTATCAGGCCTGGAGAAGGAGTAAACTCAAGTGAAGCGCGGTCAGGCTTGGTTTCGACCAGCTGCAATAGTGGCAGAGAAATTACAGAGGTGAAAAAGAATACCAGATTGAAAGAGCAACTTGAATTTTCACAAAGTTCAAAGAGTAGTCAAGGTGATTACAGCAGTAGTACCAGTACCAGTGATGAGAGCAATGTCAGTGGCTCTACTTGTGGCAATAGGCCTCACATGTCAAAGGATGTTAGGTGGGAAGCCATTCGACATGGTCAAATGCGTCATGGAGTCTTGGGATTGAGACATTTTAATCTTTTGAAGAAACTTGGCTGTGGAGACATTGGGACTGTTTATCTTGCTGAACTGATTGGCACAAATTGCTTGTTTGCTATTAAGGTTATGGACAATGAATTTTTggcaagaaggaagaagatgCCTCGGGCTCAAACTGAAAGAGAAATATTAAGGATACTGGATCATCCTTTTCTTCCAACAATGTATGCACAGTTTACATCAGATAATCTCGCATGTCTGGTCATGGAGTATTGTCCTGGTGGAGATCTTCATGTTCTACGTCAGAAACAGCTTGGTAGAAGTTTTTCAGAGCCAGCAGCAAG GTTTTATGTTGCTGAAGTCCTTCTTGCTTTGGAATACTTGCACATGCTTGGAATTGTTTACCGTGATTTGAAACCTGAAAACATTCTAGTTAGAGAAGACGGGCACATTATGCTGACAGATTTTGACCTCTCACTGAGGTGTGATGTTAGCCCAACACTTCTAAAACAATCTTCAGACATGGATCCTGCCAAGGTTTCCGGTCCATGTGTACAATCAAACTGCATCGAGCCATTCTGCATTGAACCGGTGTGTCAAGTTCCATGCTTCAGCCCAAGATTCTTACCTCCTGCTGCTAAGGCAAGGAAACAGAAAGCTGAACTTGCTGCCCATATCAGATCACTACCACAGCTCGTGGCCGAGCCGACAGACGCAAGATCGAATTCATTTGTAGGCACTCATGAATACTTAGCACCAGAGATCATCAAAGGGGAAGGGCATGGAGCTGCAGTAGATTGGTGGACATTTGGTGTTTTTCTTTATGAGCTTTTATATGGAAGAACACCCTTTAAAGGCTCCAACAATGAAGAAACCTTAGCCAATGTGGTTCTGCAGAGTTTAAGGTTCCCTGATACCCCTTTTGTTAGTTTCCAAGCAAGGGACCTTATAAGAGGCTTGTTGGTTAAGGAACCTGAGAATCGTTTGGGTACTGAGAAAGGTTCTGCTGAGATTAAACAGCATCCCTTCTTTGAAGGTCTTAATTGGGCCTTAATACGCTGTGCTACACCACCAGAAGTACCAGATTTATGTGAGTTTGAGTTCTCAGAGATTACATCACAATCACATGGTAATAAGGGTGGGAAGTATTTAGAGTGTAAAACAACAGGGGAGCAAGTGGAGTTTGaattgttttga